In Spirochaeta thermophila DSM 6578, the DNA window TCGCCGGAGGATTGACCGCCTCCCTGCTGGTGGCCATCATGGAATGGTTCAAGACGCATCGTGAGGAAAGGAAGTCGTCATGATACGGAAAGAGATGATCCTTCACCTCATAGGGGAACTCGCGAACTTCAGCCTCTCCCAGGCCCCCCAGCGAATGGTGATCTCCCTCCACCAGGAAGAGGACGGACTCCACCTCACACTCCTCGATTCAACCGTGAGGACGGATGAAGAGATCCGGCAGATTACCCAGGCCCTCAGGATACAGGACCGTCCGGAGCTGGCGGAATACTACGGAACCATGACGGGGCACGATCTTTTCGGTACCTCGAGACTCGAGATGATAGGATGGCAGGTGAAGCATGCGACAGTATCCCGGACGGAGGAGGGCACGAAGATAGACCTCTGGTTGGGGAGTGAGCGCTTCGATCCTCGCCCCTTCAGTATCCCGACCGATGATGCCGCAGAAGAGGGGGATCGGGAAGATGGATGAGGTCGCATCGCTCATAAGGGAAGCGAGGAAGTACCTCGGGGAGTTCGGATTGGCCAGGGAATGGATGACGGCAGGGGGTGTGGCTGCGGCGATACGTACTACCTCAGGAAGGATCTACACCGGGATCAGTATCGATGTTTCCTGTGGGATCGGCTTCTGTGCCGAGCATGCCGCCATCGCTGAGATGCTGAAGCATCGTGAGACCCGTATCGAGATGGTGGTAGCAATCAGAGAAGGAGGACACATCGTTCCTCCCTGTGGGAGATGCAGGGAGTTCATGCTACAGATCAATGACGAAAACGAACGGACCGCAGTAGTGGTGGGCGAGGATCGGGTGGTGCCTCTGAAGGAGCTCCTGCCCTTCCGGTGGTATTGAGATGTCCTTCTCTCACTGCAGTGTTCTGCCTCTCCTCCCCTTCCTTCCGGTGGAGCCCCTTCCAAGGAGGACGGATCTTCCCTCTATCCCTCGTCAGGCAGCTTCCGTGCCGCACCGGTGTCTGCTGAGGTGGCGAGCAGGGCATAGGCCCTGAGTGCCTTCGATACGGGACGATTCCGGTGTCTGGGGGTGTAGGGCCGTTCTCGTGCCTCTTCTTCCTTCCTTCGCTGGGCGAGCTCCTCGTCGGAGAGCAGCACGTTGATCCGCCGGTTGGGGATATCGATCTCTATGACGTCGCCGTCCCGTAGGAGGGCGATCTCACCCCCTTCGGCCGCCTCGGGGGAGACGTGCCCGATGGAGAGTCCCGAGGTGCCGCCGCTGAACCTGCCGTCGGTGATGAGGGCGCACTCCTTGCCGAGGTGGCGGGCCTTGAGGTAGGAGGTGGGGTAGAGCATCTCCTGCATCCCCGGTCCCCCCTTCGGTCCCTCGTAGCGGATGACCACCACGTCTCCTGCCTTCACACGTTCGGGGTCGAGGATGCCCTCGCAGGCCTCCTCCTGCGACTCGAAGACCTTCGCAGGTCCTTTGAAGTGGAAGATGCTCGGGTCCACGCCCGCGGTTTTCACCACGCACCCGCGTCGAGCGATGTTCCCGTAGAGGACCGCAAGCCCGCCGTCGGGATAGTAGGCGTGTTCCACGTCGCGGATGCAGCCGTTCGTCCTGTCGAGATCGAGTTCCTTGAAGTAGCTCTCCTGCGAGCCCATGGTGAGGCTCGGCCTCCCTGCAGGGGCGCTCGCATAGAGGCGCTTTGCCTCCTCGGTGGCCGTGGGACGCCTTATGTCATAGCGCGCGATGGCCTCCTCAAGGGTGAGGCCGTCCACTCTTCTCACCTCGGTGTGCAGGAGCCCTGCCCGTTCGAGTTCGCCCATGATCCCGAGTATGCCGCCGGCTCGGTTTACATCTTCCACGTGGTATTCCGAACTGGGTGCCACCTTGCAGATACAGGGGATCCGACGGGACAGCTCGTCGATGTCCTCGAGGGTGAACTCCACCTCCGCCTCACGGGCGATCGCGAGGATATGGAGTACCGTATTGGTTGAGCCCCCCATGGCAATATCCAGGGCCATCGCGTTCATGAAGGCCTCACGGGTGGCGATCGACCGGGGAAGGTGCCTGTCATCGCCCTCGTAGTAGTATTCTTCCACCAGATCGCAGATGCGATGCGCCGCCTGCTCGAAGAGCCTCACTCTGTTCTTGTGGGTGGCCACCACCGTGCCGTTACCCGGGAGGGCGAGGCCCAGAGCCTCGTTGAGACAGTTCATGGAATTGGCGGTGAACATGCCTGAACATGAACCGCACGTGGGACAGGCGATCCGCTCTATGGCGGAGATCTTCTCGTCGGAGACCTCCTCGTCCGCCGCGAGGACCATTGCGTCCACGAGGTCATACTTTTTCCCATCGAGAGCGCCCGCCTCCATGGGACCGCCGCTCACGAAGATGGTGGGGATGTTGAGTCGCATGGCCGCCATGAGCATGCCCGGCGTGATCTTGTCGCAGTTGCTGATGCAGACCAGGGCGTCCGCCTTGTGGGCGTTCACCATGTACTCCACACTGTCGGCGATGAGATCGCGCGAGGGGAGGGAGTAGAGCATCCCGTCGTGCCCCATGGCGATCCCGTCGTCGATGGCGATGGTGTTGAACTCGGCCGCGAAGAAGCCGCGGCTCTCGATGATCTTTTTGACATACTGGCCTATCTCGTGGAGGTGGGTGTGTCCCGGCACGAACTGGGTGAACGAATTGGCGATGGCGATCACCGGCTTGCCGATCATCTCCTCCTTCATGCCCGCCGCCCGCCAGAGACTCCGGGCTCCCGCCATCAGCCTCCCGCTCGTGGTGATGCTGCTCCGTAAGGGGATCTTCGGTGTCTGCGCCATGGCTCGGCCTCCTCTCGGGTATGTCGTTACTCTAAAGAGTATTCGCCTCCCACGTCAATAACGTCTCCTAGCGCCAGAACCTGGGATGGAACACCACCAGCACCGTGTAGAGCTCGAGCCTTCCCAGGAGCATGGCGGCGGAGAGCACCCACTTGATGTATACAGGGAAAAAGGCGTAGTTCTGCGTCGGTCCTATTTTTGCAAATCCCGGTCCTATGTTCCCCAGGGTCACGAGGGCCGAGGACAACGAGGTGGTGAGGTCGTATCCTCCCGAGGTCACCACCAGCGTCACGGCGAGAAGAATCGCTATATAAAGAAAAAAGAAACCGGAGATGCTCATGAGGAAATCCTTCCTCACCGGCTCTCCGTTGACGCGGGGCCTGAAGACACCGTAGGGGAAGAGGAGGTATTTCAACTCCACCACCGCCTGCTTGGCCAGGGTGACGAGCCTGATCACCTTGATCCCGCCTCCCGTGGACCCCGAGCATCCTCCTACGAACATGAGGAAGAAGAGCACGCCTTTCGCAAAGGCAGGCCAGGCATCGAAATCGGCCGTGGCGAACCCGGTCGTGGTGAGGATGGAAGCCACCTGGAAGCCGGCGTATCGCAGGGCGTTAAGGAGGGATCCATAGAGAGGCCGCACCGCGAGGGCCACGGCGAGAGTCGACACTGCGAATATGCCGGCGTATGCCCTGGCCTCGGTGTTCCTCAGGATATCCCGGCCCTTTCCCGACCACACCCTGTGATAGAGACCGAAGTTGAATCCCGCCATGAGCATGAAGACCGTGATCACCACGTCGACATAGGCCGAGCGGTAGGCCCCCACGCTCTGATTCCGGGGGGAGAACCCGCCGGTGGCCAGTGTGCCGAAGGTGTGGGTGAGTGCGTCGAAGAGGTCCATCCCGCCCAGCATGAGGAGCACGGTCTCGGCCGCCGTGAAGCCCACGTAGATCTTCCAGAGCACCTTCGCGGTCTGGGCGATGGTGGGAGTCACCTTCTCGAGGGTGGGGCCGGGTGACTCGGCCTTGAAGAGCTGGGCCCCCGCAACCCCGAGGAGCGGGAGGAGTGCCACGGTGAGCACCACGATCCCCATACCGCCGAGCCAGTGGGTGAGCGAGCGCCAGAAGAGGATCGAACGGGGCAGCCCCTCGATCTCGGTGAGTATGGAGGCCCCTGTGGTGGTGAACCCCGACATGGTCTCGAAAAAGGCGTCGGTGTAGGAGGGGATGCTCCCCGAGAGGGTGAAGGGAAGGGCTCCGAATCCGGCTGCCGAGATCCAGCTCAAGGTGACGAAGAGGAAGGCGTGGCGGACCTGAAGCTTGATGAAGCGCTCCCCCGTGGAGAGGAAAAGCAGGACGAGGCCCGAGACTGCCATGATGATCATGGTGAAGAGGAAGGCCTGCCACGTACGCGGCCCCTCGAAGAGGGCGATGCCCAGGGGAATGAGGAGGAACCCTGCGAGCAGGAGGAGGAGGAACCCCAGAAGGCGGGCGATTCCCTTCAGGTGGATCACGCGAAGAACTCCTCCACCTTCTGCCGGTGTGTCTGGTTGAAGATGAGTACCAGCTTGTCGCCCTCCCTCAGCTCTGTGTCCCCTGAGGGGATGATCTGCTCCTCCTTTCGCGTGATGAGGAGGATGAGCGTCTCCCCCGGGAGCCCGAGCTCCTTTATCTTCTTCCCGATGAACGGGGAGGTGGGGAGGATCACGGTCTCCACAAGCTCGTACGGACTCCCCGAGATGGGGTAGATGGTGTGAACCTTCTCCTGGTAGATGGCCTTGAGGATGGTGGTGAGCACGGCGTGGTTGAGGCTCACGGTCACGTCCAGGCCGAGCTGTTCCCCCAGGTGCATGAAGGGGATGCGGTGGACCACGGCGATGGACTTGCGCACCCCCACCTTCTTGGCGTAGAGGGCGGTGAGCAGGTTGAGCTCCTGACTCTGGGTGGCGGTGATCACGACGTCGTACCCCTCGAGGTTCCCCTCCTCCATGAAGCCTTCCTGAGAGATATCCACGTTGCTCACGGTGGCGT includes these proteins:
- a CDS encoding cytidine deaminase family protein, translated to MDEVASLIREARKYLGEFGLAREWMTAGGVAAAIRTTSGRIYTGISIDVSCGIGFCAEHAAIAEMLKHRETRIEMVVAIREGGHIVPPCGRCREFMLQINDENERTAVVVGEDRVVPLKELLPFRWY
- the ilvD gene encoding dihydroxy-acid dehydratase, producing MAQTPKIPLRSSITTSGRLMAGARSLWRAAGMKEEMIGKPVIAIANSFTQFVPGHTHLHEIGQYVKKIIESRGFFAAEFNTIAIDDGIAMGHDGMLYSLPSRDLIADSVEYMVNAHKADALVCISNCDKITPGMLMAAMRLNIPTIFVSGGPMEAGALDGKKYDLVDAMVLAADEEVSDEKISAIERIACPTCGSCSGMFTANSMNCLNEALGLALPGNGTVVATHKNRVRLFEQAAHRICDLVEEYYYEGDDRHLPRSIATREAFMNAMALDIAMGGSTNTVLHILAIAREAEVEFTLEDIDELSRRIPCICKVAPSSEYHVEDVNRAGGILGIMGELERAGLLHTEVRRVDGLTLEEAIARYDIRRPTATEEAKRLYASAPAGRPSLTMGSQESYFKELDLDRTNGCIRDVEHAYYPDGGLAVLYGNIARRGCVVKTAGVDPSIFHFKGPAKVFESQEEACEGILDPERVKAGDVVVIRYEGPKGGPGMQEMLYPTSYLKARHLGKECALITDGRFSGGTSGLSIGHVSPEAAEGGEIALLRDGDVIEIDIPNRRINVLLSDEELAQRRKEEEARERPYTPRHRNRPVSKALRAYALLATSADTGAARKLPDEG
- a CDS encoding TrkH family potassium uptake protein → MIHLKGIARLLGFLLLLLAGFLLIPLGIALFEGPRTWQAFLFTMIIMAVSGLVLLFLSTGERFIKLQVRHAFLFVTLSWISAAGFGALPFTLSGSIPSYTDAFFETMSGFTTTGASILTEIEGLPRSILFWRSLTHWLGGMGIVVLTVALLPLLGVAGAQLFKAESPGPTLEKVTPTIAQTAKVLWKIYVGFTAAETVLLMLGGMDLFDALTHTFGTLATGGFSPRNQSVGAYRSAYVDVVITVFMLMAGFNFGLYHRVWSGKGRDILRNTEARAYAGIFAVSTLAVALAVRPLYGSLLNALRYAGFQVASILTTTGFATADFDAWPAFAKGVLFFLMFVGGCSGSTGGGIKVIRLVTLAKQAVVELKYLLFPYGVFRPRVNGEPVRKDFLMSISGFFFLYIAILLAVTLVVTSGGYDLTTSLSSALVTLGNIGPGFAKIGPTQNYAFFPVYIKWVLSAAMLLGRLELYTVLVVFHPRFWR